The following are encoded together in the Ovis aries strain OAR_USU_Benz2616 breed Rambouillet chromosome X, ARS-UI_Ramb_v3.0, whole genome shotgun sequence genome:
- the CT47C1 gene encoding cancer/testis antigen family 47 member C1 has product MSTTRGGDQGPDGQQCPAGMAGVQAELSRAHEGVDCNSGPRRGDAVPEAGAGGITEASGGPREAALEGGRAEVGEEEQAGGPDLMADAHHFPMAGFRLTLLDLVRSVLSRIYYNDYILVWPHNGHMSVQHRAQQHSSDQGSAAVAEFSELRVSSDGLGEGPAGKAPAQEVEEAEEAEEASLWETAAEESEESSLWEVAQEPAAPEREPSGGEGVSWGVGDTGICRPGLGTRDPEEGDRPRGGPREGRLGVRASLNRRPEGPSRSPTP; this is encoded by the coding sequence ATGTCCACCACGAGAGGTGGAGATCAGGGCCCTGACGGGCAGCAATGCCCAGCAGGCATGGCTGGGGTGCAGGCCGAACTGTCCAGAGCCCATGAAGGTGTGGACTGCAACTCCGGGCCTCGCAGGGGTGACGCCGTGCCTGAGGCTGGGGCAGGCGGAATCACTGAGGCCTCAGGAGGCCCAAGGGAGGCGGCCCTGGAGGGTGGGAGAGccgaggtgggggaggaggagcaggcagGGGGCCCAGACCTCATGGCGGACGCACACCACTTCCCCATGGCTGGCTTCCGCCTAACATTGCTGGACCTGGTACGCTCGGTGCTGAGCCGCATCTACTACAACGACTACATCCTTGTCTGGCCCCACAACGGCCACATGTCGGTCCAGCACCGGGCCCAGCAGCACTCGTCCGATCAAGGCTCGGCCGCAGTGGCCGAGTTCTCCGAGCTCCGGGTGTCATCGGATGGACTGGGGGAGGGGCCGGCGGGGAAGGCCCCAGcccaggaggtggaggaggcGGAGGAAGCCGAGGAAGCCTCTTTATGGGAGACAGCCGCCGAAGAGTCCGAGGAGTCCAGCTTGTGGGAAGTGGCGCAGGAGCCAGCTGCCCCTGAGCGTGAGCCttcaggaggggagggggtgagTTGGGGGGTCGGGGACACTGGCATCTGCAGGCCGGGTCTGGGGACCAGGGATCCCGAGGAGGGGGACAGGCCCAGAGGAGGGCCTCGGGAAGGAAGGCTGGGAGTCAGGGCCTCCTTGAATCGAAGGCCAGAGGGGCCCAGTAGAAGCCCAACTCCATAA